Proteins from a genomic interval of Papaver somniferum cultivar HN1 chromosome 4, ASM357369v1, whole genome shotgun sequence:
- the LOC113362771 gene encoding serine carboxypeptidase-like 45 has translation MNTSSSSVDSWGITIAAVTTALLLQLTFISSLHVDRIIELPGQPKVSFQQFSGYVPVDVRNQRSLFYYFAEAEIEPSTKPLVLWLNGGPGCSSLGVGAFSENGPFRPSGKALIRNEHSWNREANMLYLETPVGVGFSYSNDTNNYVSADDKITARDNLVFLKRWFLKFPQHKNRELFITGESYAGHYVPQLANLMMEFNKKENLFNLKGIALGNPVLEFATDFNSRAEYFWSHGLISDSTFTEFTSSCNYSRYVSEYYRGSVSSVCSRVMSQVSRETSKFVDKYDVTLDVCMSSVLSQSKIISPQQVPESIDVCVEDETVNYLNRRDVKKALHARLVGVRRWEVCSNVLDYDLLNIEIPTISIVGSLVKAGIPVLVYSGDQDSVIPLTGSRKLVHGLAKRLRLETTVPYRVWFQGKQVGGWTQVYGNILSFATIRGASHEAPFSQPERSLVLFKAFLEGRPLPEVLF, from the exons ATGAACACATCCTCATCCTCTGTAGATTCATGGGGAATTACTATTGCAGCTGTAACAACAGCATTGCTTCTTCAACTAACCTTCATTTCATCACTTCATGTTGACAGGATTATTGAGTTACCAGGACAACCCAAAGTTAGTTTCCAGCAGTTTTCTGGGTATGTACCAGTTGATGTAAGGAATCAAAGGTCTCTCTTCTATTATTTTGCTGAAGCTGAAATCGAACCTTCTACGAAACCCCTTGTTCTTTGGTTAAATGGAg GTCCTGGTTGTTCTTCCTTGGGTGTTGGTGCATTTTCTGAGAATGGTCCTTTTAGACCAAGTGGTAAAGCTTTGATCAGAAATGAACATAGCTGGAACAGAG AAGCAAATATGTTATACTTGGAAACACCAGTAGGAGTTGGATTCTCATACTCAAATGATACCAACAATTATGTCAGTGCTGATGACAAAATCACAG CCAGGGACAATTTGGTGTTCTTGAAAAGATGGTTTCTGAAATTCCCACAGCACAAAAATAGAGAACTGTTCATCACAGGGGAAAGCTATGCCGGTCATTATGTGCCGCAGCTTGCAAACTTGATGATGGAATTCAACAAGAAGGAGAACCTCTTCAACCTCAAAGGAATTGCT CTCGGAAACCCGGTACTAGAATTTGCAACTGACTTTAACTCAAGGGCGGAATACTTTTGGTCTCATGGTTTAATATCAGATTCAACATTCACAGAATTCACTTCATCTTGTAACTATTCTCGATACGTTAGTGAGTACTATAGAGGTTCCGTTTCTTCAGTTTGTTCAAGAGTGATGAGCCAAGTGAGCAGAGAAACCAGTAAATTCGTAGATAAGTATGATGTTACACTCGATGTTTGCATGTCTTCGGTTCTCTCTCAGTCCAAAATCATTAGTCCCCAA CAAGTGCCAGAGAGTATCGACGTTTGTGTGGAAGATGAGACGGTGAATTATTTGAACCGTAGAGATGTTAAGAAAGCACTCCACGCCCGTCTTGTTGGCGTTCGAAGATGGGAAGTTTGCAGCAA TGTTCTCGACTACGATTTACTTAACATTGAAATACCTACAATATCCATCGTGGGTTCACTTGTCAAGGCCGGAATTCCTGTCTTGGTATACAG TGGCGACCAAGATTCTGTTATCCCATTGACAGGGAGTAGAAAACTTGTCCATGGGTTGGCAAAGCGATTAAGATTGGAGACAACAGTCCCATACAGAGTTTGGTTTCAGGGGAAGCAG GTTGGTGGATGGACTCAAGTTTATGGTAACATTCTGTCTTTTGCAACAATCAGAGGAGCTTCACATGAAGCTCCATTCTCTCAGCCGGAGAGATCACTTGTGTTGTTCAAGGCATTTTTGGAAGGAAGGCCTTTACCCGAAGTACTATTCTGA